Sequence from the Primulina huaijiensis isolate GDHJ02 chromosome 16, ASM1229523v2, whole genome shotgun sequence genome:
GCTTCTATGATTCCATCCCTcgttagtttttttttccatCTAACTTGATGTATTTATCAGTGTCAAGGTTTGGAGTCAGATTTGTCTTACTTTTGATATGGCCTTGTTTGGCAGAAGTTGTGTTCTGGCCTATCTTTGTTATTGCGACCCTTGCAGCTATTGTTGCCAGTCAGGCTATAATTTCAGCCACATTCTCTATAGTTAAGCAATGTCATGCACTTGGTTGCTTCCCACGTGTGAAGGTTGTTCACACCTCAAAACAAATCTATGGGCAGATCTATATTCCAGAGATTAACTGGATCCTGATGATTCTTACCCTTGCCGTAGCTGTTGGAttccaagatacaactacaattGGGAATGCTTATGGTAAGTCAATGAATGTAGATATCATTTACATTTTGtcccttttattttatttttttttaagttaaatCCTGAAATATTTTGTGGCTTGCCATTTGCGAATTGATATATGATTATAGATATTGGCAAGATATAATGAAATAGCCTGGCCAAGATGTGGATCTGTTGGTGAAATATCTACTCACAGTATCAAAGTCAAACTTTTCCATTGACCTTCGTTTAGAATACTCCTTAAGTTTGTATGTTATATGAGAGTTGTCTCCTGATCGTGATTTGCATTCACCCTCTGCGATGTTGGCTCAAATATCCCACACTTGATGTGATTGTTACTAGTTTGAAGGACCTTCGAATAATTGGAATATTTTAGATGATTGATTGTGAAATAGCAGAATTGTCGTGCTCTTTGATTTCCTCAAATGGTTCATCATTGGGGTACTAAATAGCATGCAACAGTTAACTCTGTTGTAAGGCCGAGAATTGCTATATGGCATTTGGGACCCAATTTTTTTCGCATACATTGAGTTAGATATCGGGCTGCATTTGTAATTTCTACAATGAACATAGAGAGCTAAGTCATAACAATCTGCAGTCTTCGGGTGCGTTCGTCATTTCTTCTTGGGGGGCATGACTTATCTCATCTATTATTCGAAATTTAGGTGTGATCTGCGGATGAAGAACAGTAACAAACATATCTGAGACTTAATTGTGACTGGATTTCAATAAATGGAGATTGGTACAAGATTGATTGAGAAGAGTAAAACACCCTTAATATATTTACCTTCTTGTTACTGGTTGTTTAGAAAGAGGATTTAATGATATAAAAAGAGGTTTCTTCCAGTGTTTGAAGTTAGTTGATGATGAAAGGTTTCTCTTGACCCTAGTTGTTGTTATGTGCAGCAAAGACCAAACCATGTGATTGTAATCCTCGAAGCGGTCGCATCCTAATGAGAACTTTCAGCATTCATGTCCCGTTATTTGCATTTGACAAGATTAAGATTTCATCAATGGCAAGTTTGTTTTATCATAGATTTGCCAGTTTCACCACAACCCAAAGTGAAATTAGCAAAGAATAGTTCCCAAATAATTGTTTGATAACAAAGAATCTTTCTTTACCCCTCTTCTAATTTTGCTACTTCATCAATTTTCACCATTCTTGATGTACTGACGTTAATTTTTCCAGGCCTAGCTGTTATGTCGGTGATGTCTATCACGACTTTTCTCATGGCACTTGTTATGGTATTTGTCTGGCAAAGGAGTATCATACTTGCTACGGTTTTCCTCTTTTTCTTTTGGATCATTGAAGCTTTTTACCTGTCCGCTGCATACATCAAAGTTCCTCAGGGAGGTTGGGTCTCCCTTGTGCTTTCTTTCATCTTTATGTTTATCATGTTTGTCTGGCACTACGGAACACGCAAGAAATACAGTTTTGAGCTGCATAACAAAGTACCTATGAAATGGATACTTGGACTAGGTCCCAGCCTTGGTATTGTCCGAGTTCCAGGAATGGGCCTCATTTACTCAGAGCTGGCAACAGGAGTGCCGTCGATCTTCTCGCACTTTGTGACGAATCTTCCTGCATTCCATAATGTTTTGGTATTTGTTTGCGTAAAGTACGTTCCAGTCCCCTATGTGTCACCTGAAGAACGCTTCCTCATTGGCCGCATCTGTCCAAGACCATATCGCATGTACCGATGCATTGTCAGGTATGGGTACAAGGACTTGCAAGGAGATGAAGGGAATTTCGAAGACCAGTTGATTCAAAGTATAGCCGAGTTCATTCAAATGGATGCTGTGGAGcctcagttctccacccccgaTTCTGTGTCCTACGATGGTAGGATGGCAGTCATAGGCTACCGAACAATTGAATCTTGCTCAAGTCTGATTGTATCTGAGGTTGAGGACTTCGGCATGAGCAATTCCTTTCAAAGCAGCAAATCTCTAACTCTTCAAAGCTTAAGATCTGTACATGATGATGAGAACCCACAGATCAGGAGACGCGGGGTGAGGTTCCAAGTACCTCAAAATCCCGGGATCGATTCCTCTGTGAGAGAAGAACTCCTAGACTTGATCCAGGCAAAAGAAGCTGGCGTTGCATATATAATGGGGCACTCTTACATAAAAGCCAGGAGGTCTTCCTCATTCTTGAAAAAACTAGTTATCGATATCGGTTACTCGTTTCTGCGCAAGAATTGCAGGGGCCCTTCGGTTGCTCTCCACATTCCTCACATTAGCCTTATTGAAGTAGGCATGATATATCATGTCTAGATATCTGTACAACCAATAGGGAATAGAACAGGACAAGTTTCTAAGTTAACCGTTTGTTGTGTTTTGAGCATTTAGCAATGAAAATAATTTGTGCAAGGTTCAGTGCTGAATATGTGAAATAAGCCATGTTCCACCATTCCTAGTGTACATGTACTATTTGTGggtgtgcttgtatatgtataaGCTTATGGTTCTAACTGCTGCTGCGAAGTTTAACATGTAATTTCATATCTGAAGTTGACTTGCGGGGCCAAGTCCGAGCAAATTGCATTGGGGCCATTGTAGAAAGTTAATATTGCGGAAACTTTTTATGGACAAACAGCATTTAGAAACATATGTAAacccaaaaatagcatttatatcgacttatgatttttaaaaaaatcttagaTTTTAAAAATCAGGCTCAGGACCTCTgtataggggtgtcaaaatgcaacacgattcgtcaacccgacacgacccaacacgaaaaaaatcaggttcaggttggggtttttcgggttcaggttgggttcgggttagtgctgggttagacgggtttcgggttaggtcgggttgggtcgcgggttgacccgaaatttttttttttttttgaaaatattacttatatttttatatattgtatgtttgaacaaaatttattgtatatttatatgttaaaattttcaCNgtgaagaaaatcacaattgagttgagagaaaaatattataaagtgtgtagtgtgataattttgagagtttgagatttttacttttttaccgtaaatttttactttttcacaacaatatatatgttgttgaaaatgtgaaaaatatttgtgttgaaaattataatgttgaatgttgaaaattaggtaaaattaggtgttgaatattgaaaattagtgtttgatgatgtatgtaatgatgaaattgtttttggattgttttccacagaaatcctataaataggtctccatttgtaaatatttgagacaattgagttgagagaaaaatattgtaaaatgtgtagtgtgataattttgagagtttgagatttctactttttaccgtaaatttttactttttcacaccacgttatcagcacgaatcactaaaagtcctccatatttttccaagctccaaaccagaagaaaaaggtaacaaaagtaataatatttattttattgtttattttttattttttatatatttaaataatataatgttattatataataaagatcataaataataaaaataaatttttcaaaaaacttattataaatcctgggaggatgttaagacgacatctcaCACTctcggtaagggatacgacaaatATAAAaccctataaggtttttaaacaaaatatcttatgacacatcattataataacgtgatatgatatacataattattcaaacattactaatattatatacaccatattattactataaaattatacaaatacatacatttatttttttgtacaccaacggttataaacggtaacaaaacgctagtttttgccctataaatatgatctcacaaacacattcaatcactccaactttctcttcttctctaaaaattattcatcatcaaatttttgaagaaaaaagaagatgactttctcaaggttatttttaattattttagttataATACTCACAAATCTTGTATTTATCAGAGAATATCATCCtcttgtgttttctttatttttacgaatgcttgtatttgttgtttatccattactttgtattgcaatattcattaactaataaaatgaatcataattttttagtaccaccatgtcaaacttgacaaagctcgaatttgttgcactcgacattacgagaaaaaattatatgccatggactctcgatttAGAAATGCTTCTTGAGTCATTGGatctaagcgagactattaaagaaaatgatatatcttcgtcacaagaaaaagcaaaagctataatatttttgcgtcgacatcttgattaaggtttgaaatgtgaatatctcatcgaaaaagatctcatggctttgtggaaaggattaaaagaaagatttgaacatataagggaagttatacttccgaccgcctgTGATGAATgcaatatgttgagattccaagattttaagaaagtaagtgattacaattcggcgatgtatcgaataatctcgcaattaaaattttgaggacatgaggttacggaatcggaaatgcttgaaaaaacattttccacatttcatgcatcaaatataactctacagcaacaatatagagtgcgtggatttgcgagatattccgAACTTATCTCCTGTCTttttgtggcggaaaagaacaatgagctgctaatgagaaatcatcagtcccgacccactggatcaacagcatttccagaagtaaacgctgtaaataaaaatgaatttaaacctgaaaatcaaaatcaaattcaaagacaaggttttggccgaggtcgaggtcgaggtatggttttgaaaataatcgagatagttactcctataactcatctcaaaagagcgtacCAAACCATCTACTGAAAAGAtatcatgagaatatgagtatTAATgataatcactcaaaaagatttgaaagttcttgttttagatgtggtactctaggacattggtctcgtatttgtcgagctcCTGAACatctttgtaaattttataaagaatcaataaaggggaaagaaaaggagtccaacttcactgaacacagtgaacctttgggtgattcaactcattttgatgctggagattttctaattgatttctcagacaatgatcaatttgctggtggaataaatatgtaaaatattttatttttccatgtattcgtatgataatgttttatcgtgtgttatatttttacatatgtattgtattgtatttaatttttataaatgtattgtcagtaattttatttcattacatatttttttaaagttcaaatatggaaaatgctatgaacaaagttgaagtttgcatacctgatagtggtacaacgcacactatcctccgagataaaagatatttcttggaactaaaaccaacaaaaacaatggtgaacacaatatcaggtcctgtagacNaccagaagatctttcaaaataataagtttcaatgtaaagcatgttctcttggaaaacttattataagaccatcaccagccaaaatccaaactgaatcaccaatgttttttgaacgtattcagggtgatatttgtggaccaatccatccaccatgtggaccattcaaatactttatggtattgattgatgcctccagcagatggtcacatgtatatttattgtcaactcgaaatgttgcatttgcaagattacttgctcaaataataaaattgaggaatcaatttctcgattatacaatcaagaaaatttgacttgataatgctggtgaatttacttcccagactttcaatgattattgtatgtctatgagaatcattgttgagcatcttgttgctcatgtacatacacagaatggattgcctaaatcattgattaaacgtctgcaaatgattgctagaccaatgattataaAAACAAAGCTCCTTATTTCTATATGGAGACaagcaattttacatgctgctgcattaattcgcatcagaccaagtgcatatcataaatactccccattgtagcttgcatttggtaaagaactagatatttctcatctgagaatttttggatgtatggtgtatgtgcctattgcaccactgcaacgaaagaaaatgagaactcaaagaaagattgaaatttatatcggttatgatagtccatcaatcattcgatatcttgaacctcagacaggttTTCACAGCACGTTtcgctgattgtcattttaatgaggaaatcttcccaatgttaggtgGAACaaaaacataccgaaaaagaaattacatggtatgtatcatcattgttacatctggatccaagaacaaaacaatgtgaaaaagatgtacagcaaattgtgcacttgaaAAGAATagaaaatcaaataccagatgcatttacagacacaaaaggggtaactaaatcatatatacatgctgcaaatgttcctgctcgaattgaaattccaaagaatcaaattgaaaaaactcatgatgtcgtaaaacgcctgaagcgtggaaggcaaGCGGTTCCAAGAATacaaatcctcgaaaaagaaaattcatagagaaacacgatgatcacaaaataaagaatgatgttcctgaagaaacaaatgatgatcacaaaataaagaatgatgttcttgaagaaacacatgatgatgaaaatgttctgtcagaaaaacaaattgacgagaatcgtgaaatctctatcaattatattaatactggccTCTAAACACACATAACAGCCGATCCTCACACACTTTTCACacactaaaattcgaaataagGGAGAGGAAGAAAACAAGGAGTCTTCGTTGCCCGTTTGATCTTCTTCGCTCCCCACGCCAACGATCGCATATTCGAGTGTTCGAAAAACAAAGGC
This genomic interval carries:
- the LOC140960827 gene encoding potassium transporter 4-like; protein product: MNQVDIDSGDSPGTPSPRAVEGQQSAHLGGRYGQEGVQAQTAQNKRKLTSKLSLANFHTSLVLAYQSFGVVYGDLSTSPLYVFKSIFVGKLQNHQNPDAIFGAFSLIFWTFTLIPLLKYIIVVLSADDNGEGGTFALYSLLCRHGKFGMLPNQQTADEELSAYKYGPLGQSSTSLALKRYLEKHKKLRTGLLLVVLLGAGMVIGDGVVTPAMSVLSSISGLEAANTKLGKGVTLLISCVILVGLFALQHWGTHKVGFLFAPVVILWLLSIFAIGLYNTIYWNPKIVYALSPHYIIKFFDQTGRDGWISLGGVLLAITGTEAMYADLGHFTSFSIRLAFVLLVYPCLVVQYMGQAAYLSEHISSIPTSFYDSIPQVVFWPIFVIATLAAIVASQAIISATFSIVKQCHALGCFPRVKVVHTSKQIYGQIYIPEINWILMILTLAVAVGFQDTTTIGNAYGLAVMSVMSITTFLMALVMVFVWQRSIILATVFLFFFWIIEAFYLSAAYIKVPQGGWVSLVLSFIFMFIMFVWHYGTRKKYSFELHNKVPMKWILGLGPSLGIVRVPGMGLIYSELATGVPSIFSHFVTNLPAFHNVLVFVCVKYVPVPYVSPEERFLIGRICPRPYRMYRCIVRYGYKDLQGDEGNFEDQLIQSIAEFIQMDAVEPQFSTPDSVSYDGRMAVIGYRTIESCSSLIVSEVEDFGMSNSFQSSKSLTLQSLRSVHDDENPQIRRRGVRFQVPQNPGIDSSVREELLDLIQAKEAGVAYIMGHSYIKARRSSSFLKKLVIDIGYSFLRKNCRGPSVALHIPHISLIEVGMIYHV